One genomic region from Pyxicephalus adspersus chromosome 1, UCB_Pads_2.0, whole genome shotgun sequence encodes:
- the PHTF1 gene encoding protein PHTF1 isoform X7 — protein MKLFKSLSQQTHLPCFSHCFVFQKAGRLECHCRERCGVFRAGVKRKILHRKVYKIDQDLLCENVGRRGADACMCESHCSLCRPVVTTGRKILSEMRQDANGISEDLSSEEDTDTRNEYLSPRSVEGASSDNGCTLTRRNVNSAVNKRSKKICRGSPICQHTQESDSSVDSEEESVFSQGSRSGGVSCSSRSYTVSHQDSESTRQGSETDDMLLDDMLHGPQCRSSCESDTDEDLSQTYSGDYRSSPSKDVFQLNHLFWLQGTSPTSEKVSAIIWEKNECKKADMSVLDISGIIMKQVRSYEHGVGYQMMGNAVTVALAVFPFLFHLCHQRDMEQIFSLTGKEVLAIFCGASPTPLLLVLSTINLVLRVCLTWMFFFLMCVAERTYKQRFLIAKLFSHLTSARKALKSEIPHFRLKKVQNIKMWLSLRSYLKRRGPQRSVDVIVSSVYLLTLSIAFIFCAQVLNGHKTFLSYLYNWEFLIWEAALLIFLLRLTSLGSETNKKYSNVSILLTEEINLYLKMEKKPNKKEQLTIVNNVLKLSSKLIKEIDTPFRLYGLAMNPLIYNITRVVILSAVSGVISDLLGFNIRLWKIKP, from the exons ATGAAATTGTTCAAATCACTTTCTCAACAGACACACTTACCCTGTTTCTCTCACTGCTTTGTGTTCCAGAAGGCTGGAAGACTGGAATGTCACTGCCGGGAAAGGTGCGGGGTGTTTAGAGCAGG ggTCAAAAGAAAAATTCTACATCGAAAAGTTTACAAGATAGACCAGGATCTGCTGTGTGAAAATGTTGGAAGAAGGGGAGCTGATGCCTGCATGTGTGAATCACATTGCTCATTGTGCAGGCCAGTAGTTACAACTGGAAGAAAGATTCTG AGTGAAATGAGACAAGATGCTAATGGGATTTCAGAAGATTTGTCAAGCGAGGAAGATACAGACACAAGGAATGAATACTTGTCTCCGCGGAGTGTAGAAGGGGCATCGAGTGATAATGGATGCACTTTAACAAGAAGAAACGTGAATTCAGCTGTTAACAAGAGATCCAAG AAAATTTGCAGAGGGTCACCAATATGTCAACACACCCAAGAGTCAGACAGCTCAGTGGATTCAGAGGAAGAATCTGTCTTCAGCCAG GGCTCTAGGTCTGGTGGAGTAAGCTGCAGTTCCCGCAGTTACACAGTCTCCCATCAGGACTCTGAAAGCACTCGGCAAGGCTCAGAAACCGATGATATGCTTCTGGATGACATGTTGCATGGACCCCAGTGTCGATCGTCTTGTGAAAGTGACACTGATGAAGACCTTTCCCAAACCTATTCAGGAGATTACAGGAGCTCTCCATCAAAGGATGTATTCCAGCTG AACCACCTGTTTTGGCTGCAAGGTACAAGCCCCACTTCTGAGAAAGTCAGTGCGATCATATGGGAAAAGAACGAGTGTAAGAAAGCTGACATGTCTGTTCTGGATATCAGTGGGATCATCATGAAACAA GTGAGATCTTACGAACATGGCGTTGGTTATCAGATGATGGGAAATGCAGTAACAGTAGCCCTGGCTGTCTTCCCCTTCCTTTTCCATTTATGTCATCAGCGAGATATGGAACAGATCTTTTCATTGACCGGAAAGGAGGTTTTAGCGATTTTCTGTGGTGCTTCTCCAACCCCACTGCTACTGGTTTTATCAACTATTAACCTGGTGCTTCGGGTCTGCCTCACATGGATGTTTTTCTTCTTGATGTGTGTAGCAGAAAGAACCTATAAACAG AGGTTTTTGATAGCCAAGCTTTTCAGTCACCTGACCTCTGCTAGAAAAGCACTAAAGTCTGAGATCCCTCACTTTCGGCTGAAGAAGGTGCAGAACATTAAGATGTGGCTATCTCTCCGGTCCTATCTGAAG AGAAGAGGACCTCAGAGATCAGTAGATGTCATTGTGTCATCTGTCTATTTATTAACACTCTCTATTGCCTTTATTTTCTGTGCACAG GTTCTGAATggacataaaacctttttaagTTATCTGTATAACTGGGAGTTTTTGATTTGGGAAGCAGCTCTGCTCATCTTTCTCCTACGTCTAACTTCCCTGGGTTCAGAGACCAACAAGAAGTATAGCAATGTCTCAATACTTCTAACTGAGGAG ATCAATCTCTAtctgaaaatggaaaagaaacCAAACAAGAAGGAACAGCTAACGATTGTAAATAATGTCCTAAAATTGTCTTCCAAACTCATTAAA GAAATTGACACCCCTTTCAGGCTGTATGGACTTGCGATGAACCCTTTAATTTATAACATAACACGGGTTGTGATTCTTTCTGCAGTATCTGGTGTTATAAGTGATCTTTTGGGATTCAATATCAGA